The nucleotide window TGTGTTCACAATTTGTGTTGGTGTCTGCAAAAACATCTTATACTTTTTGGTTAAATGAATGAACGGTAAACACTGGCTAATATTGTAGGAAGCCCGTGTTTACAGTATTTTTAGGGAAATTCAGCGATTATCATGAAAGTTATTCATCTTCAACAATAATCTCGTCCTCTCTGAAGTTACATTTCAGTTTGAAAGGGACCGGTTCGTCGGATCCGGTGTAGAAATCGGTAATTTCGCCCTGCCAGCATAGCTGCAGAATTCCGTCACCGTTTTTTTCAAAGGTGAGCTCATTGCTCAGCAAATAAGCCTCTTCATCATCATACAGGTCAATCTCGGTATAAGTGGATTCGTCGGTATCATCTATACGGAATGTTTTTCCTTCTATTTCTCCGTTTTCCAGCGGAAAGTCAATGACCTCCAATGAAAGTTGGGGAAAATTGTACTGCAGGGAATCATCGTCTACATGATCCAGGGATTCATCGGTAATTACCTCTACCTCCAGCAAATGTTCGCTGTTACTGTAAACTGCCTTGCAGTATGTGTTTTTAATATGATACTTAAGCGTTTCCTCAGGGTGGTAAATTTTTAATATCCCTTTCATTGCTGGTGAAGTAGTTAATGTGTTAATATTACTGTTTCACAAAGATAAAAAATTGCCTGAACCACAAATTTATTTTTCAAAATATTTTAAACAGGGCATTGTAGAAATATTAAGTAAATTTAAGGCTGAAAAAAATCTGCGATGAGCCGACTGTCATTGAAATATCTGTTTGCGTTATGTCTTATATCTTTTGCATTTTCCTGCAAGAAAACCGACTCACCACTTACAAAGGTGACCCCATTGGAAATAGATTCCATTGCTGCAAACTATTATGAGCAATATCTTAAACTTTATCCCCTGGAAGCCACTGCCCAGGGTGATTACCGGTATAACGACCAGTTGGCCATTAATATAGACAAGGATTATATTTCCGGCGAAATCGCATTTTACAATTCGGTTCAGAAACAGATGGAGAAGCTGAATTACCGAAACCTGTCTGATGAGGACAAGACGGTCTATGATGTTCTGGATTTTATCCTGAAATCGCGGATTGAACGCTACGCCTATAAGCCCGAATATATACCTTTTACACAGTTCAGCGGCTTACCGCTTGATTTTCCTTTGCTTGGTTCGGGGCAGGGCAGCCAACCGTTTAAAACTGAAAAGGATTATGAGGATTGGCTGAAACGTGCAGGTAAGTTCCCGCTGTGGATGACGGCCGCTACTGAAAATTTCCGTGAAGGCATGGCTACCGGGATCGTACTGCCTAAGAAACTCGTGGTAAAAATGATTTCGCAGATGCGCTCAGCAGAGATCACTACTACCGAGTGGGAAAAAAACATATTTTACGGTCCTGTACGCGGGTTTCCATCCAACTTCAGCAATGACCAGAGAGAAAAGTTCAGGGCTGCTTATGTGGAGATGATCAGAACCAGGATTATTCCGGCCTATACGGCAATGGGTGATTTTCTGGAGAAAGAATATCTGCCGAAAGCAAGGGATACGGACGGGATTAATGCCTTGCCCAAGGGTAAGGATATTTACTCGTTTTATGCACGATACTGGACTACCACTGCTATGGCTCCGGACGACATTTATAAGACGGGTCTGGCAGAAGTGGCGATGCTGCGTGCAGAAATGGAGAAAGTGAAGCAGCAGGTTGGTTTCACAGGAAATCTTGACCAGTTTATTGCACACGTGAAAGAAGATCCGTCTGCGATGCCTTATAAAACGGAAAAGGAACTCATTGACGCTTTTAACGCTGTTCTTAAGAAAATCAACCCCAGGCTGAAAGCTATGTTCAGTCATACTCCGAAGACGCCGTTTGAGATCCGCCAGACTGAAAAATTCCGTGAAGCGACCGCCAGCGCCGAGTAC belongs to Chryseobacterium sp. and includes:
- a CDS encoding DUF885 domain-containing protein produces the protein MSRLSLKYLFALCLISFAFSCKKTDSPLTKVTPLEIDSIAANYYEQYLKLYPLEATAQGDYRYNDQLAINIDKDYISGEIAFYNSVQKQMEKLNYRNLSDEDKTVYDVLDFILKSRIERYAYKPEYIPFTQFSGLPLDFPLLGSGQGSQPFKTEKDYEDWLKRAGKFPLWMTAATENFREGMATGIVLPKKLVVKMISQMRSAEITTTEWEKNIFYGPVRGFPSNFSNDQREKFRAAYVEMIRTRIIPAYTAMGDFLEKEYLPKARDTDGINALPKGKDIYSFYARYWTTTAMAPDDIYKTGLAEVAMLRAEMEKVKQQVGFTGNLDQFIAHVKEDPSAMPYKTEKELIDAFNAVLKKINPRLKAMFSHTPKTPFEIRQTEKFREATASAEYVPGTPDGKRPGIFYIPIPDATRFNVTSGMESLFLHEAIPGHHYQISLQQENQELPKFMRFGWLGAYGEGWAHYCETLGPELGLYTDPYQKMGYLSDQMLRAVRLVVDTGLHTGRMNREEAVRYFLSNISYDEAAATAEIERYMAMPGQALSYKIGSLKIRELRTKYEKELGKKFSLPEFHDEILNQGSLPLDILDRKMKVWASKQ